A section of the Rummeliibacillus pycnus genome encodes:
- a CDS encoding Maf family protein, whose protein sequence is MQFHTSKSFILASASPRRKEIFARLNIPFDIVTSDVEETSVQATEVSQYVKEVALLKARDVAKKVPGRVVVGADTIVAKDNRLLHKPTSHDEAISHLRTLRGTAHEVLTAVAIIEENGEETTFVEKTKVIFKNVSDELIEAYVATGDPFDKAGGYGIQTEGVFLVDRIEGDYLNVVGLPLATLCEHLISLKLISL, encoded by the coding sequence ATGCAATTTCATACATCAAAATCATTTATATTAGCATCTGCATCACCACGTCGAAAAGAAATCTTTGCACGATTGAATATTCCATTTGATATCGTTACATCAGATGTTGAAGAAACGAGTGTACAAGCTACAGAAGTCTCACAATATGTTAAAGAAGTAGCTTTATTAAAAGCTCGTGATGTTGCAAAAAAAGTACCAGGGAGAGTAGTAGTTGGTGCAGATACAATAGTTGCGAAAGACAATCGGTTACTTCATAAACCAACTAGTCATGACGAAGCAATATCCCACCTCCGTACTTTACGAGGCACAGCACACGAGGTTTTAACAGCTGTCGCAATTATTGAAGAAAACGGAGAGGAAACTACATTTGTAGAAAAAACGAAAGTCATTTTCAAAAATGTATCGGATGAACTTATAGAAGCTTATGTTGCAACTGGAGATCCGTTTGATAAAGCAGGTGGATACGGTATCCAAACTGAGGGTGTATTTTTAGTTGACCGAATCGAAGGAGATTATTTAAATGTAGTGGGTTTACCATTAGCCACATTGTGTGAACACCTTATCTCATTAAAATTGATTTCACTTTAA
- a CDS encoding metal-dependent hydrolase, with protein sequence MTGNTHIIGGIAAGLALEQVSNYDSLVLVGASVIGALLPDICHTGSKIGRTFPLISKIVHNIFGHRSFTHSLLFLFLIGMFMNNYISNESFKAGILIGMMSHYMLDMATKKGIKLLFPLNINVRFPVTTRTGSKTEDIVTILLTVLCVYLGFETISHSFILK encoded by the coding sequence ATGACAGGAAATACTCACATCATAGGCGGAATTGCAGCAGGTCTTGCTTTAGAACAAGTTTCAAATTATGATTCATTAGTGCTCGTTGGCGCGAGTGTAATTGGTGCATTACTTCCTGATATTTGTCATACAGGAAGTAAAATTGGTCGGACATTTCCTCTGATATCCAAAATCGTCCATAACATATTTGGACATCGATCATTCACGCATAGTTTGTTATTTTTATTCCTAATCGGAATGTTTATGAATAACTACATATCAAATGAATCATTCAAAGCGGGAATCTTAATAGGAATGATGAGTCATTATATGCTCGATATGGCTACAAAAAAAGGAATTAAATTATTATTTCCACTAAATATAAACGTACGTTTTCCTGTTACGACACGTACAGGAAGTAAAACAGAAGACATTGTGACGATCCTACTAACAGTACTTTGCGTCTATTTAGGATTTGAAACAATTAGTCATTCGTTCATTTTGAAATAA